In a single window of the Gloeocapsa sp. PCC 73106 genome:
- the crcB gene encoding fluoride efflux transporter CrcB, whose translation MRFWQLLAVFLGGGLGSLGRYYLSLLITRKVETIFPLGTFTVNLVGCFLIGVFTEILIKYSPQPWLALLFITGFCGGFTTFSSFSLENNLLLKNSEYLISAVYTLMSIFWGFAFTFLGIYLVRKC comes from the coding sequence ATGCGATTTTGGCAACTGTTAGCGGTTTTTCTGGGTGGAGGTTTAGGTAGTCTAGGACGTTACTATCTTAGCCTTTTGATTACCAGAAAAGTAGAAACTATATTTCCCCTAGGAACATTTACGGTGAATTTAGTGGGATGTTTTCTGATTGGTGTTTTTACCGAAATATTAATTAAATATTCTCCTCAGCCTTGGTTAGCTTTACTATTTATTACTGGCTTTTGTGGTGGCTTTACTACCTTTTCTTCTTTTTCTTTAGAAAACAATTTATTGCTCAAAAATTCTGAATATTTAATCTCAGCAGTTTACACTTTAATGAGTATTTTCTGGGGATTTGCTTTTACATTTTTAGGAATTTATTTAGTAAGAAAATGCTAA
- a CDS encoding CIA30 family protein: MNLKRLWQTLNYFEVIPLISILKRPTTNYQLQTMGLILVTGATGGVGKRVVETLLKANYRVRVLVRDGQKAREMFSDRVEIWEGDLTIAETLNPKLLQDVSAVICCTGVKVRPVEGDTPTREKYYQGIKFYLPEVVDSPEMVEYKGMKNLMQVIKPHLRSDERLLFDFTNPNQDVKEFWGAVDDVVMGGVSESQIRLVRDRAIFSGNVSTANNGGFASVRTRNFSTPLDLSAYKGISLRLQGDGKRYKFIMRCEGKWDGIAYCYSFDTIYNFSQTIDIPFSELIPVVRAKTVPEAGVFDSSKIYSLQLMLSKFEYDGALNPRFAPGIFGLEVETIKAYGKQINTPQFILISSAGVTRPGRPGIDLEKEPPAVRLNDQLGGILTWKLAGEEVVRNSGLLYTIIRPCALTEKPGDKGLIFDQGDNIKGQVSREAIAQLCLQVLNNPEAVNKTFEVKETEEIAPKLDYSLGNLKID; the protein is encoded by the coding sequence ATGAATCTGAAGCGTTTATGGCAAACCTTGAATTATTTTGAGGTTATTCCTCTAATCAGTATTTTAAAACGACCAACAACTAATTATCAATTACAGACTATGGGCTTAATTTTAGTAACAGGAGCAACGGGTGGCGTAGGCAAAAGAGTAGTAGAAACTCTGCTTAAAGCCAATTATCGGGTCAGAGTTTTAGTTAGAGATGGACAAAAAGCTCGAGAAATGTTCTCAGATAGGGTAGAAATCTGGGAAGGAGATCTCACAATTGCTGAGACTTTAAACCCTAAACTATTGCAAGATGTCTCGGCTGTTATCTGTTGTACAGGAGTAAAAGTTAGACCAGTAGAAGGAGATACCCCCACTCGGGAAAAATATTATCAGGGAATAAAGTTTTATCTCCCCGAAGTCGTAGATAGTCCAGAAATGGTGGAGTACAAAGGCATGAAAAATCTCATGCAAGTAATTAAACCTCATCTGCGCTCCGATGAAAGATTGTTATTTGATTTTACTAATCCCAATCAAGATGTAAAAGAATTTTGGGGTGCTGTAGACGACGTAGTGATGGGTGGAGTGAGTGAAAGCCAAATACGCCTAGTTAGAGATCGCGCCATCTTTTCCGGAAACGTATCTACTGCTAATAATGGAGGCTTTGCTTCGGTAAGAACGCGCAACTTTAGTACCCCTTTAGATTTATCCGCCTATAAGGGTATCAGTTTAAGGCTTCAAGGAGACGGTAAACGCTATAAGTTTATCATGCGTTGCGAAGGAAAATGGGATGGTATCGCTTATTGCTATTCCTTTGACACCATCTATAACTTTTCTCAGACGATTGATATCCCCTTTAGTGAGTTAATTCCCGTAGTGCGCGCTAAAACAGTACCAGAAGCGGGCGTTTTTGATTCCAGTAAAATCTACTCCCTACAGTTAATGTTGAGTAAATTTGAGTACGATGGCGCACTAAACCCTCGCTTCGCACCAGGTATATTTGGTTTAGAAGTAGAAACCATCAAAGCTTACGGAAAACAAATAAATACACCCCAGTTTATTTTAATTAGTTCTGCGGGCGTTACTCGTCCCGGACGTCCAGGAATAGATCTAGAAAAAGAACCCCCTGCGGTGAGACTCAACGATCAACTTGGAGGTATTTTAACCTGGAAATTAGCCGGAGAAGAGGTAGTCCGTAACAGTGGTTTACTTTATACTATTATTCGTCCCTGTGCTTTGACAGAGAAACCAGGAGATAAAGGCTTAATTTTCGACCAAGGCGATAATATTAAAGGACAAGTGAGTAGAGAGGCGATCGCTCAATTATGTCTGCAAGTTTTAAATAATCCTGAAGCTGTCAATAAAACCTTTGAAGTCAAAGAGACTGAAGAGATAGCCCCTAAACTAGATTATTCCCTTGGCAATCTTAAAATCGATTAA